Genomic window (Croceicoccus sp. Ery15):
AAGCGCACGGCGACGTCGAGGATCATGCCGATCAGGCCATGGCGGTGGGAGCGATCAGCGTCCTGCATGTGATCAGTGTCCATGCTCGGCCTCCTCCTTCTCGAGTTCAGCCTTCAGCAAAAAGGCATTGGCGGTGGCGATCCGCCACTGCGCTTCGAGACCGGACTCGATGACCACCCGTCCTCCCGAACGCGCACCGGTGACCACCGGACGGGCTTGAAACCCGCGGCGCGTGCGAACGAAGACCACTTCTGCGCCATCGATTGTCTGGACAGCACTTTCCGGCACCGATATGCGGCCTGTGTCGACCTCACCCGAGGGGCGGATACGTGCCTGCAGGAAGGCCCCGGGTTGCAGGCCGGGGATCGGCCTTGCGAGCGACAGGACCGCCGTAGCGCTGCGGCTTTCGGGATCGAGCGAGGGAGTGACGGATCGCACGCGCGCACCCACTTCCCGGTTGTCCGCGATTTCCAGCGTAGCCTCGTCGCCAGGCTGGATGCGGCTTGCTTCAGCCGACGGGAGGGCAACCTCGACCTGCATGCCGCTCGGATTCACGACCTGATAGAGTTCTTCCCCGGCATCGACGAAGGAGCCGAGAACGATAGGCGCCGAGGTCACTCGGCCCGCGAGCGGGCTCGTAACCGCAAGGGAGCGCCCGTCGCCGCTAACACCCGCCGCGGAGACTGCCGCCTGGGCGCGTGCAAGTTCCGATTGAGCAACCTGCAGATTGGCTCGGGCGGCCTCGAGATCCTGCCGCGCGGTGACATTGGCTTCGAAAAGGCGGCGCTCCCGATCGTAGGCAGCAGACAATTCGTTGACCCGCGCGCCCGCTGCGCTGAGTTGCGCCGCAAGAGCAGCGGCGTCGGCGCTCTCGATGCGGGCAATCGTCTCGCCCTGCCTCACGTAATCACCCAGCGTTTTGCCGACACTGCGGACTACGCCCGCTGCGCGGGCATCGATGCGGGCACTTGCCGTCGGGCTTGCCGCGACGGTGGCCGGAAAGACCAGCTCGACCGCCGATCCCTGACCGACGGTTTCGACCTCTATCTGGGACGCTTCGATTTGTTCGGCGCCAAGCAGGACAAGCCCTTCGGGAAGCTCGGCCTCCTCGCTCGTTTCCTCAATGTGCTGGTCGGCACTGCCACTTGGCCACAGCATAAACACTGCAGCGGCGATTGAAACGATCACGCCGATAAAAACGGCCAGACGTCTACGGTTCATTTGGAAATACCTCATTGTGCGCCGAGCCAGATCAGCGTCGCCGCCAGGCGGCCACGATCTTCCTGGGCTTGAATCAATGCTTCACGGATGGTGTCGCGCGCTTCGGCCGCAGCCAGAACTTCGATCAGCGGAAATCTGCCGTTGCGGTAGCCAATCCGAACGAGGCGCAAGGCTTCTTCGGCTTGGGGCAAGGACGTCTCCGCGAGGGTCTCGACCCGCGCTTCGGCTGCCAGAAATTGTCCGCGGGCCTGCGTGACCTCGAGTTCGAAATCGGTGCGGGCAATCGCCTCCCGTGCCGTCGCGGCGCGAAGCCGCGCCTCGGCAGCAGCGATGTTTCCTTGGTTGCGATTACTGAACGGAAACGGGATCGAAACGCCTACGAGGAACGCCTGGTCTCTGCTTTCCTCGAACCGTCGGACACCGGCGGATATCGCCGGATCCGGAATGCCTAAAGAGCGTTCCCGGGCGATCGCGGCATCTGCAGCCTCGCGTTCGGCACGGGCGACCTGAAGACGTAAGGCCGAAGGCGAGGCGAGCAGCGTCGCCGGAGGTTCGATCTCGGGGAACACCGAAGGCACGTCCGTAGCAGGTGTTGCCTCGCCCCAAAGCGCGGCGAGCGCAGTCCTCGCCGCACTGTCGGCGGCCAGGGCCGCTTCAAGCTCCGCGAGCGCCTCCGCAAGTGCCGCTTCGGCACGAAGCGAGCGCAGGGGAGGCTCCCGTCCGACATCGACCAGTACGCCTGCGATCCTGGCAAGCTCGCGATTGCGCTCGACTATGTCCCGCGCGAGTTCCAATCGGGCTGCCGCGGAGACGGCTTCGACATAGCGTTCGCGTACCGATCGCCCTAGCTGAGCAACCGAGAGCGCTCCTGAAAGGGCCGCGACGCGCGCTTCCGCCTGGGCGGCGCGGACGCGCGCTCCCCGTTTGCCGCCCAATTCGAGCCGCTGGCTCAGGGACAAAGTGTACTCGGTGGCCTGCAATCCCGAAAATGCGCCGCTTCCGGCAATGTTTTCGGCTTCGAAAGCAATTTCGGGGTTGGGCCGCAGCCGCGCCTGGTCGACGAGTGCCCGCGCCGCGTCGGCTTCGGCCCGCGGTCCGATCAGGCGCGGATTATCTGGGGGCTCATCTGCGCTGTCGACGATGCCCGCACGAGCGAGCGCAGCATCAAGCGTCAGAAGCTCACGCTCCTGCGCCGCCACGGTCGTGGCTTGAGCGGCGAGGAACAGCCCTCCAAGGAGGACCCCTCGCCAATGAATGGCTGACATTTTTCGAAAATTCCTCTGCTGACGATCCGAACTGCGCTGCGGCATGCAGCGCGGTGACGGTCGTCAGGCGCGAGGGGGGCGCTTCAGTCGGTCGGCAATTTCGGAAGCGAGCGCTTCGGCGGGAGGCGCATCGGGAACCACGACCAAGTGAGGGACCGAATCCTTCTGCACGGTGCCGGCAAAGCTCGCCCCGTGATGGCAATGGCCGTGTCCACACACGCCGTGTTGCTCGGCCGGCGCATCCGGATCGCCCGGCACTTCGTCGGCGGCTGCGGATGACGCAGAAGCGCTATCGAGCGAAGCCAGAACGGGCGTGCTTCCGGGCGCCACTTCGGCACCGCAAGCAGCAGCATCCGCCGCCGTCACGAACACCATCGCGACCAGCATGAGCAGGACGACGAAAGGGTGCAGGACAAGGCGACGATAGCTTGTAGTCATGGATTCCAATGGCTCATAGCAAACCGCATCAAGATTGCAAGTTCCGCAACACGATGAAGTATAAGTCTTTTGTTACAGTATAACAGTCCTCGAATACTGTTTCGGTCTTTTAGAACGGCGCGATCAGGCCGCGCGAAGCTCGGGATGCGGATGCTCGCAGCGATGAACTTCGATCGTGACGTGCACATATTCTGCATGCTCTGAAAGTCGGCTGGCATAATTGTCGGGCGCGAGCGGATCATCGGCGATGAGCGAGGCGATGACTGCATACTTGCCAGGACCGATCCGCCAGATGTGCAGATCGCCGATCGCGGCGTCCCGGTCCTCGAGCGCCTCGCGCACCTCTGTGTACCGTTCAGAGGCCGCTTCGGCGTCGACAAGCACGGCAGCCGTATCGCGCAGCAGTGACCACGACCAGCGCCCGATCACGATTGCACCCACCAACCCCATTACCGCGTCCATCCAAGCCCAGCCGAGGTACATGCCGGCGAGAAGGGCCACGATAGCCAGGACCGAAGTCAGGGCATCGGCAAGCACGTGGAAATAGGCGGAGCGCAGATTGTTATCGGCATGCGCATGGTCGTGGTGATGATGATGGTCGTGATCATGCCCATGGTGATGATCGGCACCAAGCAGCCAGGCACTCGCGAGGTTCACCACGAGGCCGAGCACGGCGATCCAGATAGCCTCGGTATAGGCAATCGTGAGCGGACTGACGAACCTTTGAGCCGATTCAACCGCGATCCCGATTGCGAAGATGGCGAGGACAAGCGCGCTCGCGAAGCCGGCGAGGTCGCCCACCTTGCCGGTACCGAATGTGAAACGCGGGTTGTTCGCATGGCGCCTGGCAAACCAGTAGGCGAAGGCCGCGACGCCCAAGGCACCTGCATGGGTCGCCATGTGGATACCATCGGCGAGAAGCGCCATCGATCCAGTCCACAGCCCCGCAACAATTTCGATCACCATCATCGCGGCGGTCAAAGCGACAACATAGCGCGTGCGCTGCTCATGCGCGTCGTGCGAAGCGCTCAGAAAGTTGTGATCATGGGCGAGCGGTTTAGAGTCGGCGTGGTGCATGCGAGGCTGATACCCCGAGATGCCCTTTCCAAGAAATCCCCTCTCCAACCGAAAAGGCAATCGACGACGATTGTCTGTGATGATCGCCGCAGCCAACCGATCATAGAAATGCTGCGGCGACCAACAGACTATTATCCCTTAATCTTGGATCGGAACGTGACGGTCCTGCGATCGACCACGGTGATCCGGCGCGTCTTGGCATCGATCACTAGCCGTTCAGTCACGCCATTGCCCGGAAAGGCGACAACGTAGCGCGGATTGAGCGAGAGCATCTGCTCGTTGCGCTTGAACCCGGCGCGGGCACCAAGACGACGATCGAGCGAAAAGGTCAGCTGCTGGACTTCGCGGCGTTCAGCCCAGCTCGCTGCCAGGCGATCGGCACCCTTGCCGTCGCCGCCATGGACCAGGAAGAGATCGGGAACCGCATCGCGAACCTTGTCGAGCGTAGCCCAGATAGTGTCGGCATAACGCTTCGCATCCTCGGTGCTCCCAAAGGTCTGGCGACCACCGGCAAAGACGATTGGAGTTCCTTCCGGAATCAAAGCGTGACGCCGGTTCTCGGCGCGTGCGCGGAGGAAATCGCGGGCATCGATCACGGCCGATGTGAGGTGGCGTGAATGGCTCGTGCGCGAGCCGGAGACGGGCTTCCACGAGGAACCGGTCTCGTCGCGGTAAAGTGCTGCGGCAGCCTCGCGCATCTGCTCGAAGGCCAGCATGCTGGCTTCGGCGGCCTGCGCGCGCTCTACCTGCTCTTCCAGATTGCTCGAATGCACTTCGGATCCATCGGCCGATGCGAGCAGGACCCGGATCTCGTCGCTGGCCCGGTCGAGCTGAGCCGACTTGCGGCTGGCAGCGCGGTGGAACAGATTGACCACGCCCCATGCAATATCCTCGGCATCCGCCTCCAAAGCCGTGTCGGAGAACATGGCGAAGAGGTCAGACCATACTGCACCAAGCGTCTGGTCGATCACGTCCTCGCAAGGAAAGTCGGTTGCGGTGAACGGGGCTGGCCTGATGCTGAGGCCTGAAAGGTCAAGGCCGCTCAATTGTTCGATGAAGCTGTCGTACATGGTGTGTCTCCTGATCGTGCGGACAAGGAGAGGAGGCACCATTGCCTCGGCCCTGTCCGCCGGAGCCCGATCAGGGCCGGGGAAAGGGGCGTGACGCACCGCGTAGCGGGAAACCTGCGGCCCTAGGCTGGCGCGGGCAACACGGGCCGACGGGCCGCAGGTTGCGGCGCGCCCCGACCGGCCCAAGGGCCTCTCCCGGCGGACAGGGACCAGGCAGGATCAGGACCCGGTGTCGCAAGCGGACCGAGAGTGCTCGAAGATCGCTTCGCCATTCGAGAACCGACCTACCAGGCGCAACTCACCAAACAGGTCGATGAACCTACCCGAGACCTGGCCAAGCCAGTGCCGTGCTCTCGCCGTTCGCGGGTTGTAGAAATCAGCCTCCCAGTAGCGAGCGTCATCGCGCTCGGCGAGCCAGATCGCGGCAAGGCCGCACCAGGTCGATATGCCGCAATCGGCGAAGGCGTTGCGCAGGAGAATGCGGTCCTCGCGGCCGCGCCATCCATCGAAGCGTTGAAAAGAAGGAAAGGCGGCTTTCGCGGCATCTATGACCTCGTCGACGAGGCACTCGTAGACCCAGTCGATATCTTCGTCTTCGCCGTCATCAAGCAGGCGAAAGGCCACCACGGAGCCGGTCGGATAGCTGACGGAACGTCCCATCTACCGTCTCCTGTTCAAGCCGCATCGGCGAGATCGAGATCGGCCTCGCTTTCGGAGGATTGGTGACCCCCAAGGTCAAGCAACAAGCTGGCCGCTTCCTCAGCCTTAGCCGCAGCAGTCAGGATCGCGCGCTCGTCCGATTTGAGGATCTTGAGCCAGGAGGCGATGTAGCTGGCGTGATGGTCGAGGTGGGTGACCGGAAGGCCCAGTTCTGCCCCGAGAATGGCTGAGGACAGTTCGGCGATCAGTTCTTCGGCAGCATAGGCGTCGCTACCGAAGCGGTTCTTGAGATCGCGGTCGAGCCGCGATGAATGCCCCGTCCAGTGCGACAGCTCGTGTGCAAGCGTCGCGTAATAGTGGTCATAGGCTTCGAAGAGTTCGGCTGGCGGCATGGTGACCCGGTCGCGCAGCGGCTCGTAATAGGCCTGCGCGCCATGGTGGCGCAGGTCTGCGCCAATATGGGCAAAGAAGGCATCGAGCCGGTCTTCGCGTCCTTCGGGCTCAGGTGCGGCAACCAGCGGCTTGGGATGGTAAAATGCAGGGAGGCCATCGCACTGGTCAGCGTTGAACACGGCATAGGCCTTGAGCACGCGCCGGTTCTCGGTGTCTGCTTCGCCTTCGGCGTTCTCGACCTCTTTGGTGTAGCTCTTGTAGAAGATCGCGATGGTCGATTTTTCACCTTTGCGGACTTGTCCGCCGAGCGCCTGACACTGGCGATAGGTCATCCAGTAAGGCGAGGTATAGCCGCAGCCATCGGCCACCATCCACAACCAGAAAGTGTTCATGCCGCGGTAGGGTGTCCCGCAGGAGCGCAAGGGCCGCGAGACTGGCACGCCGCGCCATGGCTTGACCCAGGGTTTTGTGCCTTGCTCGAGCTTCTCGATGATGGCTGCGGTGATGCGTTGGGCTGGCGAAGTCGATGCAGTGCGGCGGGATTTGGTCATGGGAGGTCTCCTGATTGCCGGGACGGAGATGCCCCGGCTCAGGAAGATCAAAGCTCCCTCCTCTCTCCATTATTTGACGACGCTAAACGCCCACACGCCGGTCGTTGAAGCATTGCCGACGGTGACCTGAATGAGGTCACCGGGTCAGCAGGCTCTATCTCCCCGCAAATGGATCATTCCGGTATGTCCGCATCTACGCGGCGATGACTTGTTCACCACCGCACAGAATGGTGGGATCCCACTCCTCGCCTGCCTCTGTAAAGGCGTAGAGTTTCGCAATCCGCTTCCCGTCCCACTCGAAACGATAATGCGCTGTCTGTATAGTAGCCCCGAGGCAGCTGTTGTCAGTCACGGCAAGGCAAAGTGCCTTAGGTCGTTCGGGGGTGTAGAAGGCGGCGCCAGCCAATTCTGTAGGCACCTCTTCTCCCGCAGCACGGCAATCGGCGTCGCTCATGCCGATGGGAAGACTTGTAAGGTCTGCAAATGCACCTTCGACCGGGGTTTTCAGCATGCGCATGTCGATGCCGATTGGCGGCTCGCCCGTCCGCCCTAGAAAAATCTCACGCCGCCGTACGGCACGCGCCAGCGCGGTTTGCGGATCGCTGGCCAACTCTAGCGCAGGCAATGTGCTCGGAAAGAACCGCGAGCCCTCGGGATTGATGTAGCGGAAGGGCGCATGGTTCCAGTTCTGCAGCCGCGGCGATCCTTCGCCGCCAAAGCTGACCAACAGCTGCTCCTTTGAGAGTAGACGAGGATTCGTCCGGGCCTCGGCCTCATACAGGGCATCAAAGCGGTCATTCGCGACGAGACCTCGATACACTTCCACCGAAGGAAAGCGCGATGGGATTAGCCGATATCCAAATCCTTTGAACAAATATTCCCTCACTTAGCCACCCCGCTGCGCGTCAAGATATTGTCGCACCGCGAGGATGTCCGCCATGCCCCCGCGCAGCATTACTTCAAGAGCCGATTCGCCGTCGAAAAAGTCGTTCGGTCGAAGCATCCACTCTTCGCCGCGTCGATCATCCGTAAACAGTATTCGGAGCGCTTTCCATATTGCGAGCAAGTGCGAGAGACGTTCTCCGGTGTCCCTGGGCAAACTCCCGCCCTCCTTTTTCCACTTAAAGAATGTCGATCGCCCTGGAGATCCAAGCAGGATGATCTGTTGTTCGGTCGATAGATCCCATCGCTGCGCCATTTCGAAAAATGCTTCTAATTCAGCTGGAATCGATGAAACCCGTGAGCTCGGGTGAGCACCGGGCAGCGTGTCAGCCGACATACTTGCTCCTCAGTCCATATTTGCACTTGACGTTGCCAATAGTCCAATATCATATTGTCCGTATCGGGACGTTTTCTCGATTCTAGTCCACGATTCGCACGGGTCAAGGCTTTCCGCGCAATCATTAGGACTTGGACGACGAATTTAGATGAAGGGATTAAACAGGTGGAAGGCAACGGCAACGGCAACGGCAACGGCAACGGCAACGGCAACGGCGGTTCCGCGATTTCGGTGACAGTCAACTATCAAGCGGCGAGCAAGGTAGAAAGCTTCCCGCGCGGCGCTAAGGTCTCCGAGGTGCTCGCATGGGCAATCACGGCATTCTCAATCGACGACGCCATCGCGACCGAGATCGAACTCGTCGTCACGGGCACGACCGAAGAGCTGCAGGGTTCGAAACCCTTGGCTTCCCTCGCCCCCGGCGGATCGACACTCACCCTCGACCTCGTGCGTGGCGACATTGCCAATGGGAGGCTCTGAGAGTGGAGGATCCCGCCATCGCACTTATTGAAGCTGACCTTGCTTCCGAGGAGTTTCGGACGGGCTGCGACGACGGACGCTGGCGGGTGATAGGTTTCGCTTATCCACGCCTCGACTTCAAGGTTTCAGCAATCGAACCCGACGGTACCGCGACTGAATATGGGTTTCGTGCCGATCTCACCAACTACCCAGGCCTCGCTCCAGAGGTGAAACTCTGGAATCTCGAAGAGGATCGCAAGCCTATCGCTGGCGAGCGACCGTCGGGTGGGAAGCGGGTCGCCGAGACTTTCAAGGACTGGGGATCGGGTACCGTTTATCGGCCGTGGGATCGTCATACCGGGCCGCATAACAACAATGCTGTCGCCAAACCCCACCTAGCGTGGAGCAAGGACCGTGACTTGGCTTTCATCTTCGAGGATCTCTATGGCATATTGGTTAGCAACGGTCGCAAGGTCGCTACTCGGACAGCGGCCTGAGTTGATCTGTGATCGCAAAGTATGGGATGCTGGAGCTGCGGAGCTTTGCCGTCGCACAAACGGCGGTCGACGCGAGAGCGGTGCATTTCTTCTTGGCATCGCAGGCTCGCCCTCAACCATTCGGCAGTTCATTTTCTACGACGATATCGATCCCGGTGCCCTCAACAGCGGTATTGTCCTGATCGATGGTCGGCGGCTTGGCGAGCTTTGGGAAATATGCCGAAACGAAGGGATGAGCGTCGTTGCCGACGTTCATGTCCATCCGGGTAGCTTTCGGCAAAGTCCCTCCGACAAGGCGAACCCAATCATCGCGGAGGTCGACCATTTGGCACTGATCCTGCCGAATTTCGCTGAAGGTTCGAATCTTCCAGGCCACATCGGAGTACATCGCTACCTGGGCAACCGTCGATGGCGAGACGAAAGCGACCGCCTTTTTCCTCCCTTTCACGTCGGAAAATATCTGTGGACCTGACCCCCGAGCTATCCCGAATTGCAAAAATGCTGATTGATGCTGAAGGCATTAGTGGCGCGGATGCCGAAGCGCGTCTTCGCGCTATGACTCTGGAAGTCA
Coding sequences:
- a CDS encoding ArdC family protein; translation: MTKSRRTASTSPAQRITAAIIEKLEQGTKPWVKPWRGVPVSRPLRSCGTPYRGMNTFWLWMVADGCGYTSPYWMTYRQCQALGGQVRKGEKSTIAIFYKSYTKEVENAEGEADTENRRVLKAYAVFNADQCDGLPAFYHPKPLVAAPEPEGREDRLDAFFAHIGADLRHHGAQAYYEPLRDRVTMPPAELFEAYDHYYATLAHELSHWTGHSSRLDRDLKNRFGSDAYAAEELIAELSSAILGAELGLPVTHLDHHASYIASWLKILKSDERAILTAAAKAEEAASLLLDLGGHQSSESEADLDLADAA
- a CDS encoding antitoxin Xre/MbcA/ParS toxin-binding domain-containing protein; translated protein: MSADTLPGAHPSSRVSSIPAELEAFFEMAQRWDLSTEQQIILLGSPGRSTFFKWKKEGGSLPRDTGERLSHLLAIWKALRILFTDDRRGEEWMLRPNDFFDGESALEVMLRGGMADILAVRQYLDAQRGG
- a CDS encoding TolC family protein — encoded protein: MSAIHWRGVLLGGLFLAAQATTVAAQERELLTLDAALARAGIVDSADEPPDNPRLIGPRAEADAARALVDQARLRPNPEIAFEAENIAGSGAFSGLQATEYTLSLSQRLELGGKRGARVRAAQAEARVAALSGALSVAQLGRSVRERYVEAVSAAARLELARDIVERNRELARIAGVLVDVGREPPLRSLRAEAALAEALAELEAALAADSAARTALAALWGEATPATDVPSVFPEIEPPATLLASPSALRLQVARAEREAADAAIARERSLGIPDPAISAGVRRFEESRDQAFLVGVSIPFPFSNRNQGNIAAAEARLRAATAREAIARTDFELEVTQARGQFLAAEARVETLAETSLPQAEEALRLVRIGYRNGRFPLIEVLAAAEARDTIREALIQAQEDRGRLAATLIWLGAQ
- the dmeF gene encoding CDF family Co(II)/Ni(II) efflux transporter DmeF, giving the protein MHHADSKPLAHDHNFLSASHDAHEQRTRYVVALTAAMMVIEIVAGLWTGSMALLADGIHMATHAGALGVAAFAYWFARRHANNPRFTFGTGKVGDLAGFASALVLAIFAIGIAVESAQRFVSPLTIAYTEAIWIAVLGLVVNLASAWLLGADHHHGHDHDHHHHHDHAHADNNLRSAYFHVLADALTSVLAIVALLAGMYLGWAWMDAVMGLVGAIVIGRWSWSLLRDTAAVLVDAEAASERYTEVREALEDRDAAIGDLHIWRIGPGKYAVIASLIADDPLAPDNYASRLSEHAEYVHVTIEVHRCEHPHPELRAA
- a CDS encoding efflux RND transporter periplasmic adaptor subunit; this encodes MNRRRLAVFIGVIVSIAAAVFMLWPSGSADQHIEETSEEAELPEGLVLLGAEQIEASQIEVETVGQGSAVELVFPATVAASPTASARIDARAAGVVRSVGKTLGDYVRQGETIARIESADAAALAAQLSAAGARVNELSAAYDRERRLFEANVTARQDLEAARANLQVAQSELARAQAAVSAAGVSGDGRSLAVTSPLAGRVTSAPIVLGSFVDAGEELYQVVNPSGMQVEVALPSAEASRIQPGDEATLEIADNREVGARVRSVTPSLDPESRSATAVLSLARPIPGLQPGAFLQARIRPSGEVDTGRISVPESAVQTIDGAEVVFVRTRRGFQARPVVTGARSGGRVVIESGLEAQWRIATANAFLLKAELEKEEAEHGH
- a CDS encoding DUF2493 domain-containing protein — its product is MYDSFIEQLSGLDLSGLSIRPAPFTATDFPCEDVIDQTLGAVWSDLFAMFSDTALEADAEDIAWGVVNLFHRAASRKSAQLDRASDEIRVLLASADGSEVHSSNLEEQVERAQAAEASMLAFEQMREAAAALYRDETGSSWKPVSGSRTSHSRHLTSAVIDARDFLRARAENRRHALIPEGTPIVFAGGRQTFGSTEDAKRYADTIWATLDKVRDAVPDLFLVHGGDGKGADRLAASWAERREVQQLTFSLDRRLGARAGFKRNEQMLSLNPRYVVAFPGNGVTERLVIDAKTRRITVVDRRTVTFRSKIKG
- a CDS encoding RES family NAD+ phosphorylase encodes the protein MFKGFGYRLIPSRFPSVEVYRGLVANDRFDALYEAEARTNPRLLSKEQLLVSFGGEGSPRLQNWNHAPFRYINPEGSRFFPSTLPALELASDPQTALARAVRRREIFLGRTGEPPIGIDMRMLKTPVEGAFADLTSLPIGMSDADCRAAGEEVPTELAGAAFYTPERPKALCLAVTDNSCLGATIQTAHYRFEWDGKRIAKLYAFTEAGEEWDPTILCGGEQVIAA